TATCTCCTAGTGCATCCAGCAGCTGCTCCGCTTCGACCTCTGAGATTTTACCTTGCTCTAGAAGTCTTAAAATCATTAATCTTTCTTCACTCATTGAATATTCTCCTTCCCTACGTAAAATAGAAAATAAAATAAAATATATTCGTTCATAGTCACAAACTTTATGCTTTGATCAGCTTTAGGCTTTACTTAAAATTTTAAGTATTGAAAAAATGAACTAAGCTCTTTGAGATGGATTTACTCTTTTAAAAGATCCACTGCTTCTTCTGCGGTAATTTCACCTTTGCTTAGCTTCTCTAAAATATCTTTCTTATTTACAGTAGATATTGGTTTTGCAGAATATCCCAATGCAGTGATAACACTTTCTAATTTACCTCGAACCGTTGGGTAAGAAATACCAAGTTCTTTTTCAATTTCCTTAATATTTCCTCTGTTCTTTATAAACACTTCAATAAAATTTTTATACTCTGGTGATAGTTGACAAAATTTACAAGGCTGGAAACTTCCTTCTATCGTTGTGCTACAATGGGAGCAGTGGAGTTTCGTAACTTCTAGGGAATGGTTACAAACAGGGCATTGTCCTAAGATTTCTTTTTTCATTTTATAGTACTCCTCTCTTTTATTATAAATATACATGTATATTTTCATTGCTAGAAATTATATTAAAAAAATTAATGCATACTTTTAAAAATTTAATCTATAGTTTAATATTATTAATTAAAAATTGAAATGTCAATATATATTTTACAATTAGTACAATTAATTTTAATATTAATATAGACAATGAATCAAAAGCTATACATTATTGATAGGAAAACTTGATATTAAACACTTTTACGATAAAATTTTAATATAAGTAGAAGCCATTGAATAATGTGGAGTCTGTTGATATACTTTAATTATAGTAAATTTAAAGATGGGGGTATGAAAATGAATAAAGAAGTAGATGCTAGAGGAATGAATTGCCCTCTGCCTGTAATTCATACAAAAAAGGCCTTAGAATCTATAGATGATGGAAGAATTACTACAATTGTAGATAATGAAGTAGCAAAGGAAAATGTAGCAAAACTGGCTAAGAGTATGAATCTTAAAGTCGATATTAAGCAAGATTTAGGAAATTATTATATTGATATTTTTAAAGATAGTGGAATGGAAATCATCGGAATAGAGACATTGGATATTCAGAAAACTTCTAATAATAGTAAGGATTTAGTTATTTTAATTTCAACGGATAAGTTTGGGGAAGGTTCTGAAGAACTAGGAAAGTTACTGATGAAAAGCTATGTATATGCGCTAACAGAAGTCATGCCTCAACCGACAGCTCTAATCTTTTTAAATAGCGGTGTAAAATTGACCATTAAAGATTCAGAGGTAATCGATCATATCAGAACATTAGAATCTAGGGGCGTTGAAGTCCTATCCTGTGGGACTTGTCTAGATTATTATAAGATAAAGGATCAACTGGCAGTAGGGGGTATATCCAATATGTACACCATTGTAGAAAAATTAAACAATGCAGGGAATACAATAAAGCTATAGTTAAGAGAGGTAACAATGATAAATCAAGAAGAACTCTATATTATCGTATTTGAATCGACGCATCATGCCATTGCCGGCGAAAAAATATTTAAAGAAAGTAATTACAAGTTTGATGTGATTCCTACGCCGAGAGAAATCACCCATAGCTGTGGTCTTTCTATCCGATTTCATAAGGATAAGCTCAATGATGTTAAAATGAAAATGGCAGAAGGCAATATTTTAATTAAGGGAATCTATGAAATACAGAAGATTGATAAGGATAAGATTATCCATCAGGTCGGTTAGGAGGGATTGAAATTATATGCCAGTAAAGTTAGAAATAGGCGATATTGTTGAACTTAAAAAACAGCATCCTTGTGGTAGCAAGAATTTTGAAATTTTAAGAACCGGTGCGGACTTTAGAATAAAATGCTTAGGATGTGAGAAACAGATTTGGCTTGAACGACCAGAGCTGGAGCGCAGAATCAAAAAAATTAACCCTGCAGGTTAACATTTTTTACAAAAAATGTTAATTTCTATAACGAATAGGAGGTTTCTTCTTATTAATATGGTGCAAAAGAAGAAACTTCCTATAAAGGAGGCTCAAAAAAGCTTCCTTCAGTAATGTTTTTATAGAAGTTTTTTATTAAATACTTTTAATTGTTAAAAAGATGCTATAATGTACATGAAGAACATTTAAAAATATCGGGGGAGGTATTATTTAATGAAATTTGCAAAAAGAATGGACTATTTAAAGGCATCAGAGATTAGAGAACTATTAAAGCTGGCGGAAAAGCCAGAAATCATATCCTTTGCTGGAGGACTTCCTGCACCAGAGTTATTTCCTACTGAAGAATTAGCGAAGGTTTCAGAAGTTGTGTTAAAGGAACATGGGATGCAAGCGCTTCAATATGGACCAACAGATGGTTTTACGCCTCTTAGAGAAAAAATCGCAAAAAGAATGGAAGTTTTCGGATTTAAAACAAATGCGGAAAATATTTTAATTACCAGTGGATCTCAGCAAGGTTTAGATTTTTCTGCGAGAGTATTTCTTAATGAAGGAGATATTGTCATCTGTGAAAGCCCAAGCTATCTAGGAGCAATTAATGCCTTTAAAGCTTGTATGCCTGAATTTGTAGAAGTTGCAACAGATGCAGAAGGTATGGTAATGGAAGACCTAGAAGAAATACTAAAAACAAGAGACAATGTAAAAATGATCTACGTTATTCCAGATTTCCAAAATCCATCTGGAAAAACATGGTCTGTAGAAAGAAGAAAACGTCTGATAGAGCTTGCAAATGAATATGACTTACCAGTTATAGAAGATAATCCATATGGAGAATTAAGATTTGAAGGAGAAATACCACCATCATTGAAAGCTTTCGATACAGAAGGTCGTGTTATATTCTTAGGTACATTCTCAAAAACATTCTCTCCAGGCATGAGACTTGGTTGGGTTATTGCAGATGCACCAATACTTCAAAAATATAATTTTATTAAACAAGGTGCAGATTTACAATCTAGTACCATTGCACAAAGAGAAATGAACACTTATATGGAAATGTATGATTTTGATGCTCATATTGAAAAAATTAAAAAGGTATACAAAAATCGTAGAGATGTTATGATAGAAGCGATTAAGGAACATTTCCCAAGCAATGTTACGTATACCTATCCAGAAGGTGGACTTTTTACATGGGTGGTTCTACCAGAGCATTTAAGCGCAAGAGATATTATGCCAAAGGCTTTAGAAAATAATGTTGCTTTCGTTCCAGGAGGTTCTTTCTATCCAAATGGAGGAAATGAAAACACCTTCAGATTAAATTATTCAAATATGTCTGAAGATAAAATTAAAGAAGGTATTGCTCGACTAGGAAAAGTGTTAAAGGAAATGATGTAGCATAAAAGAGAGTGGCCATTGGCCACTCTCTTTTTGTAAGGGGAGATTGGGATGAATAAATGTTACTTGTGGGGGCTATCTAACTATATAATTGCCAGATATTCTAAGTTATATACATACAAAATAAAAAAATATTGAGATATATCAATTACACAATTCAATATATTTGCCGAATTATTATGATATGATGATATAATATTATTACAATTTGTTTATTGTTTAACAATTATTGATTAGAAAGAAGTGAGGATATGTTCTTAGAAGTACTGAACAATATGAATGTGAGTGATGTTATGGATATTGATATCGTAACAATTACTAAGGATGCTACTTTGGGACAAGCAATGCAAATTATGCTCAAGTATAATAAAGGAGATGTTATTGTTCTGAATAATACAAATGAGCTATTTGGTATTCTGACGATGACAGACATATCCATAATTGGTGGAACTTTTTTTTGTAAAAATAATTTGGATGATTCAGTAGAACTATATTGTAATCAGAACATCGTAACCATTGGACCGGATGAAGATGCAATTTGGGCAAAGGATTTAATGAAAAGAAAAGGTATTGGAAGGTTACCAGTAATTAGGGAAAACAAAATAATCGGTATCGTTAGAATTAAAGATATCTTAGATAAAGTTTATTTTAAAATAGATAAAACCATGGAAGCATTCGGCCATATATTAAATAATATTCATGAGGCAGTATGTGTGGTAGATAAATATGGAAAGGTAATTTTTTGGTCAAAAAATTCCGAGGTGTTATACGGCATAAAATCTGAGGATATTATTAATAAAAACATTAGGGAATATTTTCCACAAGCGATATTATTGAATGTATTAGAAAATAGAAAGTCAGTAAATAGCATACACCATATACCGAGAGAAGGTAGTCATGTATTTTTAAGCGCAGAGCCACTGTATATTGATAATGAATTTGTTGGAAGTGTTTCAACAGATAGGGACATAACAGAAATAATAAATCTTTCCATGGAACTTGAAAAAACAAAAGAACGACTTCATTTTCTGCAAAGTGAGATGAAAAAAATTACAAACACTAGATATTCTTTTGATAAAGTTTTGGGTAAAAGTGAATCGATCGTCAACATTGTTAACAATGCAAAAAAAGTAGCAAGAACAAATAGTAGTGTATTAATTACAGGTGAAAGTGGCACTGGGAAAGAGGTTTTTGCTAGAGCACTACATGAAGAAAGCGGAAGAAAAGGGGACTTTGTAGCAATTAATTGCAGCGCCATTCCAGAATCCTTATTTGAGAGTGAAATGTTTGGATATGATGGAGGTGCATTTACAGGAGCTCTGAAAAATGGGAAAATAGGAAAAATAGAACTAGCAAATAAAGGGACCTTATTTTTAGATGAGATCGGTGATATGCCATTCTACATGCAGGCAAAAATGCTCAGAGTATTGCAGGAAAGACAAATTGTTAGAATTGGCTCTGATAAAGTGATAGAAGTTGATGTTAGAATCATATCAGCTACTCATCGAGATTTAAGAAAGTTAGTGAATGAAGGAAAGTTTAGAGAAGATCTATTTTATAGGTTAAATGTCGTTAATATTTCTTTACCGAGCTTAAGAAAAAGAAAAGAAGATATACCAATGCTGATAACGAAATTTATAAAAGAGTTTTGTGAGGAAAATAAAATTAATTATCCAAATATGACCCCTGAAGTTTTAAAAATATTAGTAAATTATGATTGGAAGGGCAATATAAGAGAATTAAAAAATGCGGTAGATCATTTGTTAATTTTCTCACAGGATGGAGAGATTACAACGAATAGCCTACCGGAGCATATTTTTAATAGTCATAGGATCAACCATTTAGATGAAGAAGATTTTGATTTACAAAAAACCATTGAAAAGATAGAATACGAAACCATTAAAAAAGCAATGAGTAAGGCAGGAAATAATAAAAGTAAAGCCGCTACCATTTTAAATATACCAAGAAGTACTTTATATTATAAGATGAATTATTATAGGATGGGTTAGTTTATAAAAATCATTTTTGGAACTGTCAATTAGCTGACAACTGTCAACTAATTGACAGTTCCATTTTTTTTGAAGAAATAGTTGCAGTATGACAAGAACAGACAAATTATATATGTAAAAGCGATAAATGATTATATGTAAACGTCAGAATACTGACACTTGAATATATCTATTCATAATAAGCATTGAAATATTTATAGCAAAGAATAATAAAAAAACTTTCTTATTAGTGATAATTTCAATACGTACAGCCAGTAAAATAGAAAATTTTAATACTATAATTTTATTTGGCATGCCAATTGCTCTATATATCAGTGTAATAGAAGGAGGTGATAAGGATGCTTATAAAAATATCATTAAAACAACATGTGGGCGTAGAAAGTAAAGCCATCGTAAAAGAAAATGAAAAGGTTAAAAAAGGCCAGCTGTTGGCAGTACCAGATGGATTAGGATCCAACATCCATTCCAGTGTACATGGGATTATTGAGAAAGTAACCAGTGAATATGTAAGTATCAAAGCCTATTCCGATCAATCAGAGGATTATATGATGATTAAGGCGACGGATAATTATTTAGAAGCCATAAAGGAGGCTGGGGTAGTAGGCGCGGGGGGCGCAGGTTTTCCTACACATATTAAGCTAGATGTAGATTTGACAGGGGGTTATGTAATAGTTAATGCGGCAGAATGTGAGCCTGTATTAAATCATAATATGCTTGCTATAGAGAAGCAGCCGGACTTAATTCTAAGGGGTTTAAAATATGTAATGGAAATTACAAAAGCAGCTAAGGGATATATTGCAATTAAGCCTAAGAATAAAAATGCAATCATTGCGTTAGGTAAAGTTTGTAAGTCAGAGTCCAATATAGAAATTAAATTTTTACCAGATATGTATCCTGCAGGAGACGAAAGGGTCATCGTAAGAGAGTTGCTGAATGTAGAGTTAAAGCCAGGAAAATTACCAATTGAAGTAAACACCGTAGTTTTAAATATTGAAACAATAAAGAATATTTGTTTAGCCATTGAGAAGAGAAAGCCTGTAATCACTAAAGATATCACTGTAGGAGGACGTGTTAAAGCTCCTAAGGTTTTTTTAGAATCTCCGATCGGATATCCAGTATCTTATTTTATCGATCAATGTGGTGGTTACGAAAATCCACATGGTGAGATCGTAATTGGAGGGCCTTTCACAGGTAAAAAGGGAGGGGAAGAAACAACTATCATTAAAACCACCGGTGGGATTTTAGTTGCGATGCCTTTTCCAGTAGAAAAGAGAAAAGTCGGAATTATAGCCTGTGAGTGTGGCGCACAAGAAGAAAGATTAAAAGAAATTGCAGCTGGTATGGAAGCGGAAGTAGTCGCAGAAGTTCAATGTAAAAGAATGACAGCGTTTAATGGTAGATATCGATGCGATTTGCCAGGAGTATGTCCGGGTCAAGCTGAAAAGGTACTTTTTTTAAAAAAACAAGGAGCCGAGGTTATCATTACCGGAACCTGTGAGGACTGAACGAATACAGTCATGATGACAGCTCCTAGGTTAGGAGTTCCAGTATATCACAGCACAGACCATGTATTAAGAGGTTCAAACCATAAATTATATAGAAAAAAACAATAAAAGGAGGCTGATTTAAAATGTCAATTTCTCTAGAAACAGCAAAAGACCATGGTAATGATCCGGCGGTTTCATGTTGCAGATTTGAAGCTGGTATAGTAATAGGTCCTTCTAATTTGGAGGATCCCAATATATTTCCAGATTTAGTTGACTCAAAGTTATTACAGATACCAGAGGATTGCTTAAAAATTAGCGAGGTAATTGGAGCTAAGCTAATAAAAACTATAGATGCATTAGTTCCTATTACTGCTGATTATGTAGAAGGTATCCATAAACCAGTTGCTGTAGAAGAAAAAAGCAATGCTACGAAACAAGAAGAGAAAAAGGTTGAATCTATAGTTCCACAAGAAGTATCCAGTAAAGCTAAAAATACAGCCATGATAAAAATACACATTGGGGAAGGTAAAGATATAGACTTGGAGATCCCTATTTTATTATCTGGAGCAAATACGATCTCAGGACTAGATGATGCAGAGCAGATGGTTGCTAGAACAGAAGAAGTTAAGGAAGCACGGAGTAATATCATGGATCAGCCCTTCGTTTCAAAGGAAATAAGGAGACTGACAAAAAAACATTTTAGTATTACTTCTGTGGAATTTGGAAAAGAGACAAAGATTGATGGGACCACACTTTATATTAGAGAAGATATCTGTAAAGATGCACTAAAGGCAGACAAACTAGTTGTTGATATTAAGCTAGATATTATTACTCCTGATAGGTACAAGGAATATAGTGAAACCATAATGGATGTACAGCCAATTGCTACGAAAGAAGAAGGTAAATTGGGAAATGGTATCACAAGGGTATTAGATGGTGTCATTATTATGGTTACGGGAACAGATGAAAATGGCGTACAAATTGGAGAATTCGGTTCTTCAGAGGGTGTTTTAGAAACAAATATTATGTGGGGTAGGCCGGGGGCACCGGATAAAGGTGACATATTTATTAAAACACAAGTTGTGATTAAAGATGGAACAAATATGGAGAGGCCAGGTCCTTTAGCTGCTCATAAAGCTTCCGATTTTATAACGCAAGAAATAAGAGAAGCACTTAAAAGGTTAGATGAAAGCCTAGTAACCAATGTGGAAGAATTAGTACAGTATAGACGACCAGGCAAAAAGAAAATAGCCATTGTCAAAGAGATTATGGGTCAAGGGGCAATGCACGACAACTTAATATTACCGGTAGAGCCTGTAGGGGTATTAGGTGGGAAACCAAATGTTGATTTAGGTAATATCCCAGTTGTTTTATCTCCCTTAGAAGTTTTAGATGGTAGTATTCATGCGTTAACTTGTATCGGACCAGCTTCAAAGGAAAATTCAAGACATTATTGGAGGGAACCTCTAGTAATTGAGGCAATGAATGATGAGGAAATAGATTTAGCATCTGTTATCTTTGTAGGATCTCCTCAAATTAATGCTGAAAAATTTTATGTATCTGAAAGATTAGGAATGATCATTGAATCTATGGATTTAGATGGTGTAATTATAACCACGGAAGGCTTTGGGAATAACCATATTGATTTTGCCAGCCACCATGAACAAGTAGGTCAAAGAGGAGTTCCTGTGGTAGGGATGACATTTGCGGCAAACCAAGGTGCATTGGTTGTTGGAAATGAGTATATGACCCATATGATCGATCTTAATAAGTCGAAACTAGGAATTGAAAATGAGATACTATCCAATAACACTTTATGTAAAGAAGATGCTATAAGAGCAATCGCTATGCTAAAGGCAGCAATGGCAAACGAACATGTTAAGGAAGCAGAGAGAAAATGGAATGCCAATGTAAAAATCAATAATATAGAGATACTTGAAAAAACATATGAGTCAAAGATCGGCCTTGTTGATAATGAACAAATCCTGCCAAAAAGTAAGAAGAGATTAGAAATCTATGAAAAATAGTTTTTCAAATTAAGCAAAGGAGCTCAGATAGATGGAAAATTTAAGATTTGGGGACAAGCAGATCTATATGGAAGGAATCATAATTGAGATACAGGATGGAGCAGTTTCCATAGATTTAAAGGGGAGATTAGGATTTATGAAAATTCCAAGAAGAATGCTAATTTCAAACCACAATATTAAAGTAGGACAAGAAGTTGGCTTTATGATGAGTTATCCTGAAAGCTTAAGTGAAGAAATCAATGAAAAATATTTAGATCTAATAAATCACAATAAAAAAATGAGAGAGGAGAGGTCAAATGAGTCTTTCAATAGTTAAAGGGCTACAATCCGAAATTTTTGTTCCAATTACACCGCCACCGGTTTGGACTCCAGTAAAAAAAGAACTGAAAGATATGACAATCGCTTTGGCGACCGCTGCGGGAGTACACCTAAAATCAGATAAAAGATTTAACCTTGCAGGAGATTTTAGTTTTAGAGAGGTTCCAGTTGAATCTCTATCCACAGATTTAATGGTATCTCATGGTGGATATGATAATGGTGATGTAAATAAGGACATAAATTGTATGTTTCCTATAGATCGATTAAAGGAGTTGGCTGAAGAAGGCTTTATTAAAGCTGCTGCACCAGTACACTTTGGATTTATGGGTGGCGGAGGAGATCAACAAAAATTTCAGGAGGAAACGGGACCTGAAATAGCAAGGAGGCTAAAGTCTGAGGGCGTGGATGCAGTTTTACTAACAGCCGGCTGAGGTACTTGTCATCGCTCTGCTGTAATTGTACAGAGAGCTATTGAGGAATCGGGGATTCCTACAATTATTATAGCTGCTTTACCACCAGTAGTTAGACAAAATGGTACACCTAGAGCTGTAGCGCCACTCGTTCCTATGGGAGCAAATGCTGGAGCACCAAATGATAAGGCAATGCAAACAGCAATCGTTAGAGATTCATTAATCCAGCTGGTAGAGATTACATCGGCAGGGAAAATCGTTCAATTACCATATGAGTATACTGCCAAAGTTTAAATAATGAACGCCCACTCCTTTATGGAGTGGGAAATTCAAAATAAGAAGGTGGTCTATTGGAAAAAGAAATAAACTTAAGAAGGTTAGTAATTAAATCCTTCCACATAGACAATGTGCTATTGGGAGATGAAAATAGTGTTGATAAAGGAAATTTAACCATTAGTAGAAGAAGTTTAGACCTAATTTTACAGAAGGAGGAAGCTATTGAGTCCATAAATATCAACGTAATATCTCCTAAAGATCACAATCTATGGGTGAATAGCATAATGGATATCATTCCCATTTCCACTAAGGTTTTAGGTAAATTAGGAGAGGGTATAACACATACTTTTACTGGAGTATACGTTATGTTGACCGGTGTTAGTAAAGATGGTTTTCAACTCGCTGAATTTGGTTCATCGGAAGGTATATTAAAAGATGTAATATTTCTTGGAAGAGCTGGAACACCAAGTAAAAATGATTTCATAATAAATTTTGATGTAACATTCAAAAGAGGCTATGCCCTCGATAGAAATCTACCACGAGTGGCACACCGAAGTTGTGATAGATTCATACAACCAATTAGAGAACTTTTAAAAATTATGGATGGACGCACAGCGACTGAATTTAACGAATATTACGACAAAATAAGGCCGGAAAAGAAAAAGGTAGTAATCATTAAACAAATTGCAGGGCAAGGTGCTATGTATGATAATCAATTATTTCCGAAGGAGCCCAGTGGGTTTGATGGAGGTAGATCCATAATAGATATGGGAAATATGCCTATTATTGTTACGCCAAATGAATATAGAGATGGTGCACTACGTGCTATGACATAAGGTGGTGATCGTGTATGGGAATTGGACCATCTACTAAAGAAACAACCCTCCATCATTTTAGGGACCCGCTTCTAAATGTTGTATCTGGAGATGAAGATATAGATCTTTTAGGAGTTATCTTCGTAGGGACTCCTCAAGATAATCGGGATAAACATTTCGTAGGTCAAAGGACTGCGGCTATGATAGAGATGATGAGAGCTGATGGTGTTATTATTTCTGTCGATGGATGGGGAAACTCCCACGTAGACTATGCCAATACAATAGAAGAAATAGGGAAGCGGCGTATCTCTGTTGTAGGGATTAGCTTCATAGGGAAACAAGCAAGTTTTGTAGTGAAAAATAAATATATGGATACCATTGTAGATTTTAATAAATCGGCAAAAGGCATAGAAACAGAAGTTGTTGGGGAGAACAATGTAACTTTATTAGATGCTAAAAAGGCATTAGCACTTCTAAAATTAAAAATGAAAAGGGAGGATAAGTAAATGAATTTTACAAAGAGTATTCATACTATAGATTCTCACACCATGGGGGAACCTACTCGTATTGTTGTAGGTGGTATTCCAAATATTCCTGGAGATACAATGGCTGAAAAAAAGGCTTTCTTAGAAAAAGAAATGGATGCCGTTCGAACTACTATCATGCATGAACCGAGAGGTCATAACGATATGTTTGGCTCTATAATCTTAGCACCAACCCATAAGGAAGCAGATTTTGGAATTATCTTTATGGATGGTGGCGGATATTTGAATATGTGTGGTCATGGATCAATAGGAGCGATTACAGTAGCCATAGAAACTGGTATGGTAGAGAAAAAGGAACCTTTTACAGAAGTAGCTATGGACACGCCGGCTGGATTAATAAGAGGAAAAGCAAGGATAGAGAATGGGAGGGTAAAAGAAGTTTCTATTGTGAATGTGCCAGCTTTTCTATACAAAAAAGATGTCGTTATAAATGTACCGGACATTGGAGATGTCATCTTAGATATCTCGTTTGGAGGCAGTTTTTTTGCAATAGTTAATGCAAAACAGCTGATGGTAACAATTGATCCTAAAAATACGCAAAGATTGATAGAAATTGGATTGAAAATAAGAGAAATCATTAATCATACCATCGATATAAAACACCCAAATCTAGAACATATAAAAACTGTTGATTTAGTAGAAATTTTTGATGATGCAGTACATCAAAATGCGCACTATAGAAATGTAGTTATATTTGGACAGGGACAAGTGGATAGATCTCCTTGTGGAACAGGAACAAGTGCAAAGTTGGCTACATTATATGCAAAAGGGCAAATAAAGATGGATGAACCTTTTATTTATGAGAGTATTTTAGGAACTACATTTAAAGGTAGAATTCTTGGAACGACTAAAGTTGGTGATTATGAAGCCATTATACCAGAAATAACAGGATCTGCTTTTATAACAGGATTTAATCAGTTCGTTATATCTCCAGATGATCCAGTAAAGAATGGCTTTGTATTAAAGTAGAATAGGCACTAAAGGGGACAAAAAAAGTAGGATTACAAATTTAATTGTTAAAAAAATAACAGAAACTTTTTAAATAGGGGGAAACAATAATGTTAAAATTGGTTTTAGGTGTATTGACCGTTCTTGTAGCATGGTTTACTAT
Above is a genomic segment from Alkaliphilus oremlandii OhILAs containing:
- a CDS encoding DUF2089 domain-containing protein, which translates into the protein MKKEILGQCPVCNHSLEVTKLHCSHCSTTIEGSFQPCKFCQLSPEYKNFIEVFIKNRGNIKEIEKELGISYPTVRGKLESVITALGYSAKPISTVNKKDILEKLSKGEITAEEAVDLLKE
- the yedF gene encoding sulfurtransferase-like selenium metabolism protein YedF translates to MNKEVDARGMNCPLPVIHTKKALESIDDGRITTIVDNEVAKENVAKLAKSMNLKVDIKQDLGNYYIDIFKDSGMEIIGIETLDIQKTSNNSKDLVILISTDKFGEGSEELGKLLMKSYVYALTEVMPQPTALIFLNSGVKLTIKDSEVIDHIRTLESRGVEVLSCGTCLDYYKIKDQLAVGGISNMYTIVEKLNNAGNTIKL
- a CDS encoding DUF3343 domain-containing protein — translated: MINQEELYIIVFESTHHAIAGEKIFKESNYKFDVIPTPREITHSCGLSIRFHKDKLNDVKMKMAEGNILIKGIYEIQKIDKDKIIHQVG
- a CDS encoding DUF951 domain-containing protein, whose amino-acid sequence is MPVKLEIGDIVELKKQHPCGSKNFEILRTGADFRIKCLGCEKQIWLERPELERRIKKINPAG
- a CDS encoding aminotransferase-like domain-containing protein, with protein sequence MKFAKRMDYLKASEIRELLKLAEKPEIISFAGGLPAPELFPTEELAKVSEVVLKEHGMQALQYGPTDGFTPLREKIAKRMEVFGFKTNAENILITSGSQQGLDFSARVFLNEGDIVICESPSYLGAINAFKACMPEFVEVATDAEGMVMEDLEEILKTRDNVKMIYVIPDFQNPSGKTWSVERRKRLIELANEYDLPVIEDNPYGELRFEGEIPPSLKAFDTEGRVIFLGTFSKTFSPGMRLGWVIADAPILQKYNFIKQGADLQSSTIAQREMNTYMEMYDFDAHIEKIKKVYKNRRDVMIEAIKEHFPSNVTYTYPEGGLFTWVVLPEHLSARDIMPKALENNVAFVPGGSFYPNGGNENTFRLNYSNMSEDKIKEGIARLGKVLKEMM
- the prdR gene encoding sigma-54 dependent transcriptional regulator PrdR — translated: MFLEVLNNMNVSDVMDIDIVTITKDATLGQAMQIMLKYNKGDVIVLNNTNELFGILTMTDISIIGGTFFCKNNLDDSVELYCNQNIVTIGPDEDAIWAKDLMKRKGIGRLPVIRENKIIGIVRIKDILDKVYFKIDKTMEAFGHILNNIHEAVCVVDKYGKVIFWSKNSEVLYGIKSEDIINKNIREYFPQAILLNVLENRKSVNSIHHIPREGSHVFLSAEPLYIDNEFVGSVSTDRDITEIINLSMELEKTKERLHFLQSEMKKITNTRYSFDKVLGKSESIVNIVNNAKKVARTNSSVLITGESGTGKEVFARALHEESGRKGDFVAINCSAIPESLFESEMFGYDGGAFTGALKNGKIGKIELANKGTLFLDEIGDMPFYMQAKMLRVLQERQIVRIGSDKVIEVDVRIISATHRDLRKLVNEGKFREDLFYRLNVVNISLPSLRKRKEDIPMLITKFIKEFCEENKINYPNMTPEVLKILVNYDWKGNIRELKNAVDHLLIFSQDGEITTNSLPEHIFNSHRINHLDEEDFDLQKTIEKIEYETIKKAMSKAGNNKSKAATILNIPRSTLYYKMNYYRMG
- the prdC gene encoding proline reductase-associated electron transfer protein PrdC, which produces MLIKISLKQHVGVESKAIVKENEKVKKGQLLAVPDGLGSNIHSSVHGIIEKVTSEYVSIKAYSDQSEDYMMIKATDNYLEAIKEAGVVGAGGAGFPTHIKLDVDLTGGYVIVNAAECEPVLNHNMLAIEKQPDLILRGLKYVMEITKAAKGYIAIKPKNKNAIIALGKVCKSESNIEIKFLPDMYPAGDERVIVRELLNVELKPGKLPIEVNTVVLNIETIKNICLAIEKRKPVITKDITVGGRVKAPKVFLESPIGYPVSYFIDQCGGYENPHGEIVIGGPFTGKKGGEETTIIKTTGGILVAMPFPVEKRKVGIIACECGAQEERLKEIAAGMEAEVVAEVQCKRMTAFNGRYRCDLPGVCPGQAEKVLFLKKQGAEVIITGTCEDUTNTVMMTAPRLGVPVYHSTDHVLRGSNHKLYRKKQ
- the prdA gene encoding D-proline reductase (dithiol) proprotein PrdA, translating into MSISLETAKDHGNDPAVSCCRFEAGIVIGPSNLEDPNIFPDLVDSKLLQIPEDCLKISEVIGAKLIKTIDALVPITADYVEGIHKPVAVEEKSNATKQEEKKVESIVPQEVSSKAKNTAMIKIHIGEGKDIDLEIPILLSGANTISGLDDAEQMVARTEEVKEARSNIMDQPFVSKEIRRLTKKHFSITSVEFGKETKIDGTTLYIREDICKDALKADKLVVDIKLDIITPDRYKEYSETIMDVQPIATKEEGKLGNGITRVLDGVIIMVTGTDENGVQIGEFGSSEGVLETNIMWGRPGAPDKGDIFIKTQVVIKDGTNMERPGPLAAHKASDFITQEIREALKRLDESLVTNVEELVQYRRPGKKKIAIVKEIMGQGAMHDNLILPVEPVGVLGGKPNVDLGNIPVVLSPLEVLDGSIHALTCIGPASKENSRHYWREPLVIEAMNDEEIDLASVIFVGSPQINAEKFYVSERLGMIIESMDLDGVIITTEGFGNNHIDFASHHEQVGQRGVPVVGMTFAANQGALVVGNEYMTHMIDLNKSKLGIENEILSNNTLCKEDAIRAIAMLKAAMANEHVKEAERKWNANVKINNIEILEKTYESKIGLVDNEQILPKSKKRLEIYEK
- a CDS encoding CBO2463/CBO2479 domain-containing protein produces the protein MENLRFGDKQIYMEGIIIEIQDGAVSIDLKGRLGFMKIPRRMLISNHNIKVGQEVGFMMSYPESLSEEINEKYLDLINHNKKMREERSNESFNS
- the prdB gene encoding D-proline reductase (dithiol) protein PrdB, which encodes MSLSIVKGLQSEIFVPITPPPVWTPVKKELKDMTIALATAAGVHLKSDKRFNLAGDFSFREVPVESLSTDLMVSHGGYDNGDVNKDINCMFPIDRLKELAEEGFIKAAAPVHFGFMGGGGDQQKFQEETGPEIARRLKSEGVDAVLLTAGUGTCHRSAVIVQRAIEESGIPTIIIAALPPVVRQNGTPRAVAPLVPMGANAGAPNDKAMQTAIVRDSLIQLVEITSAGKIVQLPYEYTAKV